A segment of the Apteryx mantelli isolate bAptMan1 chromosome 13, bAptMan1.hap1, whole genome shotgun sequence genome:
ATGGGCAGTGAGGGTTAGGCTGGGAGGATTATTAGGCAGGAGGTGGGAGTTGCAGGCTGTGAAATGAGGGCCCTGCAACTAGAGAGCACTCAGTAAAACTTCCTGGATGAGTGTTTCCTTGTATTTCAGATGAGACAAACACCTACAGAAGAGCAGTAGGGTTTTGCAGAGGGACGGAGGCCTGGGTTGTGCGGAGGTGAAGCTGTTGAACACCAAACACCACCTGCGACAAGGAGGAAGGGTGCCTTTTCGCTGCCTTTTCTTTGCCTCTGTTAACAGCTTCTCTCCCTAACTGGTGCAAACAATAACAGGGGATATTCGGGGGTGTGCTGCATGTCAGCCTTGGCTTGGTGACAGCGGGGTCCTGCTCCAAGTGAGTGCCTCTGACTGCAGGGAAGAGGTGAATGTTTTGCCCTGGTGAAACTGTGCCTGCTTTTACACTGACCTCACTCTTGGGTCAGCAGAGCTCTGAAATCTCTCCTTGGCAGCTATTTCCCATACACTCTGTTGCAGCAGTGCAATGCCAGAGGATAATAATCCAAATGTGAGAAAACGCTAGGAGACACACTGTAAATCCAGGCTAGTGAGTCCCACATACCCTGGTGCTGGATACAAGCTCCGTGAATCTCTGGCACCAGCCTCACCCTCTGCTTGCTATTGAGTCAGGAGTTTGAAGGCGAATGGCAAGGGCAAAAAGGGGTTGGTTTTGTGGGCTGTTTTTTCTGATTGATGTCACTTTTAGCTGGGTTAAAAGGTTTACTTTCTATCTGCTTGTTTTCCCTGAGAGGCAACAGGAGTGTTGTGTGTCCCTTATATGGGGGTGTCATTGGAGAATTTGTTGAAGGTCTCAGAACAGTAGTACGTCATTTACCCCAGAATTTGGGCTTTTTAACAGAGAAGTAAATACATGTAAATACAGAGCGGTTAGTGATTTGAAGGAAACTTGACTCCATTTGTGAGAGGCTTGTCACAGCCTTCCTGGTTAGAGGCCCACAGTTTCCAGAGTCTGTTTTTCTGAAGGTAAAATAAACCAAGACAAAAATAGAATGAAGACTTCTCAGTCTCCCAACAAACTAACCAGGCCACCAGGGCCAAATCCATTTCCTTTTCACAACTTGATTCAAAGGTGCTCCCAGACTCTGGAGAACAACAGGAAGGTCTGCTGCCGCTGAATGAAGTAACCTAAACCTATTTTAAATGTGTGTTGATGGATACATAAGGGATCCTGATCTGGTGTGGCTAGAGCCTAGGAGCTCTAATGTTGATGCATGGACTTTTCCCTGCAGATTCAGTGAAATGAGAGCTGTCAGCACCCTGGGGATTAAGCAGCCTGTTCCCAGGGCTGGTCCTTTCTCCAGCAGCAGGCCCCAGCACAGCAGTCTCCCAACCCACCTCCCAGTGCCACCTACAGCAACAGTGGCATCTCTGACAGCCCACTGGAGCAGTGAGCACTGGAGAAAAGGGCTCCTCTCTGCTGCATCCCAGCATTTTATGTGTTTTCCATGTGCTAGGACCAATCCTATAGCAAGGCCAGGAGAGTTGTCTCTCTGTGGTggctctcctgcctccctccctctctccccctcaaatctgcccaccagcccctgcctgctGTGTTTGTCCCCAGAGGGGGAAGATGGGGAATAAAAGTCATCTGGGGTATTTTTTGTCCTCCCTCCCCCAGTGAAGCTGAGATATTACAGTTAGaccattaaaatatttacagcacTCTTAATAAAATTGACTGTGCCTGGGCCTGAGAACTTATAAAACAAACCTGAAAAATCAGCTCTGTCTTCCAGCGTCCTCAGGCTGCTCTCACACTGCTGTTGCCCTGCCCCTGCACTGAGTTACCATGTCACAGTCCCAGAGCCACAACCCTTGGCCATTCGCCCTGTGCAGAGCTTGGACTCAGTCCCACAGTAGAGTCACATCAGAGACAAGATTCCCATCCTCTTGATCAGGGCCATAGTCCTTATCTTACAGTCTGTATTTTACAGCTACATTATATCGGCACAGGCAGGGATTCTGTTCCCTGCTTGTGAGATCCAGATGCAGCCCTTTTCCAAGGGAATGCCAAACTGTTGCTTCAGTCCTGATGCCCTCTTCTGGCCCTTCGTTTGGAGGTGAAGGAGGATGGGAGGAGACCAATGAGGGTTGGAGGGATGGGTCAGACACACCATCCATTCTTAGTGCACACAGATTTTTATTCATTGCGAGCTCAGCATCTCAGTGACATCAGTCCTCAGCTCAGCCACCCAGCTGGTGCTCcagggcctgccccagcccctgggctCTGGCATGCTCAAGTCCCACCAGAGCTGAACTGGGGTCTGAGGCCCTTCCAGGGAGGAGAATATATTGATTCTGTACTTGTGCCACCTGCAGTACAGAAGAAAATCCATTTGATCTCCATTCACAGTTCAGTTCACAGCTGCCTGGACTAGCTCCCTGAGGGTTTGGTTGCTCCTAAACTTCATCTTCTGTATTTTCATGGTCTGGTTCCTATCCCAGAGATAATGATGTCCTGGAAGGAGGAGCACATGACTCCACCCCCTTGTTTCATCCAGCGACTGGACCACCTCGTGTTGACTGTGAAGAGCATTGAGGACACTGTGACATTTTATTCCAAAGTCCTTGGCATGGAGGTGGTCACTTTCAAGGTAACATGGGTACAGGTGAGGCTTAGGCCTAGGAGTCCTGAAAGCACAGTTCTGGGCTGGTGGCCAGCCACTGTGGACCTCTGACCGCTTCTTGGGGCATCTCCTTGGGGTGAGGATGGCATGACCATCACAAACTGTAGGCAGTCAAGGTCTGGGTTTCAAGAGAAACAAGCTGAGTCAAGGAAAGGTTCAAACCACACTGCAGAAGGAGTcaaagtgaaaaagaaggagaggtTCCTTGAAAAACATAGTTGCCAGGACCGAAGGAAGAGAACCCTCAAACCCATAAATCCTCTAATGCTGTCTGACAGGCTCTTGTTTTGATATTGTCACTGACAAACAGAGGAAAAGATGGGTAGTCTTTTCAGGACAGCCCCAACCCATCCTTTGCCCAAATTTCAGACCACTTTACCTCTTTTGAATGTCTGCATTGCACCTTTATAACTCTCAAGTTTATTTccttctcccctgccctgccaggtTTATGTAAAGCAGTTGCACTCACCTCCCAGGGCTACAGGAAGCACCTCTTTGTTCTTCAGGTGGGCACATATGGCAGGTTGCTGTATTGCATTTTGCTGGGGCTCAGCACTCAGCTGCCATATGTGCCTGCAGAAATCTCCCTGAGGGTCTGCAAAGAAAAGAGGCACCAAAACCTTCTTCCCCACTCGTTTCCCACTATCTTTTATTTGTTCTCTCTGCAGTGTCAATCGCTGCATTATTTTTGTGGCTGCCCACAGACAGGTTGGAGGGTATCCAGAACTGAACACTGGCATTGTTATGGGCTGGAAGAGTAGCTGCACGTGGTTATAGGTCTCATGCTACCGTTCTTGAGTCACTCCACATCTCCAGAGATGTAGTGGAAATGTTGTAGAGGTCAGTTCTTATCTTGGGTTGCCACAGAGAGAGCCCAGAGAAGATAGCAAAGATACAGTCAAGTCCCCAGGTATTAGAACTACATAGGTGAATGGATACTGAAGACTTCAAGGTGAGGAAGTCTTGTAGGacattgtttcttttctttggggACAGGGAAACCGCAAAGCTTTGTGTTTTGGCTGCCAGAAGTTTAACCTCCATGAGGCTGGGAAGGAATTTGAACCCAAGGCTCGATGCCCGGTCCCTGGTTCTGCAGATGTCTGTCTTATCACACAGACCCCCCTGGACCAGCTGCTCGAACACCTGAAGGTGAGGAAGGTGTATAGCATGCACATAGTGGTGCGAGCTGGGGTTGTAATGAGAGAGCTGAGGGGCCAGCCTGGAAGCAGACCTAATGAACTTGCCTTTAACTGCAACTTCAGTTGCAATTGTACTTTTATGGGCACAAATCAAGCTCTACTGAAATGCCTGCAACTGAACAGTGTAAGAGAGAGGACACTGAGTTAAATTTGAGAAGTGCATGGAAAGGAATCTCTTAGCTTTTATTTTGCAACATCTGGCAAAATAGGCACTAGTTCTGGTATATTTGCAAGCCAGTGTGTGCTGGGCAGAAGGCTGGTACAAAAGAGCAAGACCTCCCTGCAAGAATTAGCAGTATGGCAGAGGTGCTGTGCACTGTGCCTCCACCAGGACCCAAGGCCGAGTATCAGGGCCCTGTGAGGTGGCGATGAGAGGTATCAGCTGAGTTGTCTCAGGGAGGACAAGATGTAACCATCCAGGAGAAATCTTCTGAGCCTCACAGACCTTTCATTACAGGCATAGCAGTGCTCAGTGCCTGCCAAAATCTTCTGTGCTCAATACAGATGTTCATGTCTAACTGTGTCAGGACAGGCCATTAGTGCTGGCCCTCCATAATACATTTTTCAGCCTCATCTCTCTCCCCAAAGATCTCACAGTCCGGCCTAGCTTGATTGTGTGTTCTGAGCTGGACACTTTTTCAGTGCTGTGGGATGGGATGACCCAGAGTCAGAGGAGTGACAGCAGCACTGCTTGGTTGGCCTTGCCATTGAAGACTCTGTCAGTGGTCTGAAGAGACCTGGCATTTTCTGAGTGTGAAGCCAGAGCCTCTCAAGTGACAGTTTTAGGGCCTGTGCCTTGGGGATGTCAGAATTTTGTCATCCAAAAGCTCATGTTTTCAGGGCTGGGGGAAGAGTGCACAACTCTCTGATAAGACTCCCTTAAGCATTAAATGCTGGCTTTTATATCTCCTCTCAGGCCTGCGGAGTAAAGGTTGAAGAAGGTCCCGTGGCCAGAACTGGTGCTATGGGTCCGATAACATCCATCTACTTCCGAGACCCTGATGAGAACCTGATCGAGGTTTCCAGGTACAGCACAGATATGACAGGCGTGACTGCAGTTAGCAGAGGGGAACACTAACCACAACCTATACTCTGCCTGAGTCCCAGCAGGAGTCAGGACACAGAGGCCAGGATTTTAATGGCCAGTTTACATTCTATTTTGCAAACCTAGAACAAGACTCAGCTTTCAGACCCACAGAGCAATGAAAAACAGGTCTGCATGAACTTTGAGAGCTATCCCTCAATCCTGCTTTTATAAATCTCCAATGATGGAGACTTCATGCCCTCCCTGGAAGATCTGTCCTGCTGCTGCACTGCTCTTGCTGAGATGACATCGTTCCTAATGTCTGAAGTCTCTTTTGCTGCATATGAAACGTGATTTCTGCCCTGTTCACCTAGTTCACAAAGAACTTGTCAGTCCTTTCCTTTTAATAGCCATTTTTTTACACAACTGAAGATTTCTATATCTCCCTTTCTCTCAGCCTGCTTAGCATGACCCAGACTAACTGGCACTGGTGGCTCTAACGCTAAGTCACTGGTTTAAATCCAGCTGTGGCTATTGAAACTCACCTTCTGCCTGGGAAGGGGGAACTGGACCTCAGCATTTGACACACAAAGCACTTGTGAGGCTCTGTGGCTCATATTCAGCACTGCATAAATG
Coding sequences within it:
- the GLOD5 gene encoding glyoxalase domain-containing protein 5; the protein is MMSWKEEHMTPPPCFIQRLDHLVLTVKSIEDTVTFYSKVLGMEVVTFKGNRKALCFGCQKFNLHEAGKEFEPKARCPVPGSADVCLITQTPLDQLLEHLKACGVKVEEGPVARTGAMGPITSIYFRDPDENLIEVSRYSTDMTGVTAVSRGEH